In Plasmodium malariae genome assembly, chromosome: 11, the following proteins share a genomic window:
- the PmUG01_11039700 gene encoding ribonuclease H2 subunit A, putative: MEPIIIDNLYNFGEDEVRLGIDEAGRGPVLGPMVYAGFYCKKNDEKLLKEMKIDDSKKINEADREKMFIKLNNSKLPFGWRVYVLMPQDISAKMLKKQKYNLNEISHDTAISIIEHVISRGCNLSEVFVDTVGKASTYEEKLQKLFPHIKCTVKEKADSLYPVVSAASICAKVTRDFLLKKWKYEEPIINTDNSRFSNSNSNSNKNNNSSSYEFGSGYPGDPVTKNFLKNNFDSVFGFPSIVRFSWSTADSMLENLGDKIEWYDDEENNDSKSMKRKIPFDYSKFQRPSIERSLFYSKIGLDLVENL; this comes from the coding sequence ATGGAACCCATAATTATAGATAACTTGTACAATTTTGGGGAGGATGAAGTTAGATTAGGCATTGATGAGGCAGGAAGGGGACCAGTTTTAGGCCCTATGGTATATGCTGGATTttattgcaaaaaaaatgatgagaAATTActaaaagaaatgaaaattgatgattcaaaaaaaataaatgaagcaGATAGAGAAAAgatgtttataaaattaaacaattCTAAATTACCATTTGGTTGGAGggtatatgtattaatgcCACAAGATATTAGTGCCAAAATGctaaagaaacaaaaatataatttaaacgAAATATCTCATGATACAGCTATATCAATAATTGAGCATGTTATAAGTAGAGGTTGTAATTTATCAGAAGTATTTGTAGATACTGTTGGTAAAGCTAGTacatatgaagaaaaattacaaaaattatttcccCATATTAAATGTACGGTTAAGGAGAAAGCAGATTCTTTATACCCTGTTGTAAGTGCTGCATCTATATGTGCTAAAGTAACACGTGattttctattaaaaaaatggaaatatgaAGAACCTATAATTAACACGGATAATAGTAGGTTCAGCAACAGCAACAGCAACagcaataaaaataataatagtagtagttaTGAGTTTGGGTCAGGTTATCCGGGTGATCCAGTAACcaaaaattttctaaaaaataattttgattCCGTCTTTGGCTTTCCAAGTATTGTACGTTTTAGTTGGTCTACTGCTGACAGTATGTTGGAAAATTTAGGAGACAAAATTGAGTGGtatgatgatgaagaaaaCAATGACTCCAAATCtatgaagagaaaaatacCCTTCGATTATAGTAAATTTCAAAGACCTTCAATTGAAAGATCCTTGTTCTATTCTAAAATTGGGTTAGACCTGGTTGAAAATTTATAG